The Drosophila bipectinata strain 14024-0381.07 chromosome 2L, DbipHiC1v2, whole genome shotgun sequence genome has a segment encoding these proteins:
- the S gene encoding protein Star isoform X2, with translation MSQQVFSAHPALAVEQLQQAADHHHHRRHPKATPKKFTLSRSCGGSGGSLSGVHQQTSTSTSTSTSHSVKVLPVRPNYASVDDDDDIDGDDVDEVNFGQQDKDKEAAEKETETRQATKDCGIDETDHVQQRHKGHTATRQHHHQDGGGGGGDQSDMSSVVSSPSVSTLSSPLSTPTRLPQVLQQQLHCCQKLNGGGESRARTTTTSPQQTHPHRHHHHQQQQQHHHHHHHHHLSAAGGCARGGGGIGSGGSGSCKTKKLDPRLNPSPYRQLLPIALCLLSFATVFATLIVYMDTTDPTPTVSAQHVARLRAEWCGPR, from the coding sequence ATGTCCCAGCAAGTGTTCTCGGCCCATCCAGCGCTGGCGGtggagcagctgcagcaggctgccgatcatcatcatcaccgGCGGCATCCCAAAGCCACACCCAAGAAGTTTACACTCAGTAGGAGTTGTGGAGGATCTGGAGGATCTCTGAGTGGCGTCCATCAGCAGACCAGTACCAGTACCAGTACCAGTACCTCCCATTCCGTCAAAGTTCTGCCCGTGAGACCCAATTATGCGTCGGTGGATGACGATGATGACATTGATGGCGACGATGTGGACGAGGTGAACTTTGGCCAACAGGACAAGGACAAGGAGGCAGCGGAGAAGGAGACAGAGACCCGGCAAGCAACCAAAGACTGCGGCATCGACGAAACGGATCATGTGCAGCAGCGCCACAAAGGCCACACGGCGACGAGGCAGCACCATCACCAGGATGGCGGTGGAGGCGGTGGCGACCAGAGCGACATGAGCAGCGTGGTCAGCTCCCCGTCGGTCAGTACGCTCTCCTCGCCCCTCTCCACGCCCACAAGGCTGCCCCAGGTGCTCCAACAGCAGCTCCACTGCTGCCAGAAGCTAAACGGCGGTGGCGAGTCCCGGGCGAGAACCACAACAACATCCCCCCAGCAGACGCATCCGCACCGGCATCATcatcaccagcagcagcagcagcaccatcaccaccatcaccatcaccacctCTCGGCGGCGGGGGGTTGTGCGAGGGGTGGTGGTGGCATAGGATCTGGTGGATCTGGATCCTGCAAGACCAAGAAGCTGGATCCGCGACTGAATCCCTCGCCGTACCGCCAGCTCTTGCCCATCGCCCTGTGCCTGCTCTCGTTCGCAACGGTGTTCGCCACCTTAATTGTTTACATGGACACGACAG
- the Dap160 gene encoding intersectin-1 isoform X1, which yields MNPAVDAWAVTQRERLKYQEQFKALQPQAGFVTGAQAKGFFLQSQLPPLILGQIWALADTDSDGKMNINEFSIACKLINLKLRGMEVPKVLPPSLLASLTAEGGQKTPSMTPRGSTSSMSPLDPLKSIVPPSAVPVVQPAPVVPVPAAVISPPGGVVDITKIPAGPTPPSSNPPSRHMSISERAPSIDSLQGEWAVQAAQKRKYTQVFNANDRTRSGFLTGAQARSVLVQSKLPQVTLAQIWTLSDIDGDGRLSCDEFILAMFLCEKAMGGEKIPVTLPPDWVPPNLRKIKSRPGSVSGAGVVSRPGSQPASRHASVSSQSGVGAVDADPLAGLPQTSFEDKRKENYVKGQAELDRRRKIMEDQQRKEREERERKEREEAEKREKARLEAERKQQEELERQLQRQREIEMEKEEQRKRELEAKEAARKELEKQRQQEWEQARIAEMNAQKEREQERVLKQKAHNTQLNVELSTLNEKIKDLSQKICETRAGVTNVKTVIDGMRTQRDTSMSEMAQLKARIKEQNAKLLQLTQERAKWEAKSKASGAALSGENAQEEQLNAAFAHKQLLIKQIQDKVENIKKEIESKQEDITSNDAQMAEVKNELSTLLAKCEELYKEYDVERTSVLELKYNRKNETAATMSSAWDTGSSSAWGDTGTTAAPADPYAGLTNDIAAEVAPAVDLSGPAPEGFAKYRAVYEFYARNAEEITFVPGDIILVPLEQNAEPGWLAGEINGHTGWFPESYVEKIEDGEAPPAASTEPEAVAEVAAVADTFNDNISAAPTDLSAAGDVEYYIAAYPYESAEEGDLSFSAGEMVMVIKKEGEWWTGTIGTRTGMFPSNYVQKADVGTSNSTAPAATTDALEQEATLNGNAAYAAAPAAEEPQFPELQQEQQPVQQQLSEQTPAEEPHEDLDTEVSQINTQSKTQSSEPAESYSRPMSRTSSMTPGMRAKRSEIAQVIAPYEATSTEQLSLTRGQLIMIRKKTDSGWWEGELQAKGRRRQIGWFPATYVKVLQGGRNSGRNTPVSGSRIEMTEQILDKVIALYPYKAQNDDELSFEKDDIISVLGRDEPEWWRGELNGLSGLFPSNYVGPFVTSESGKLSRLQRLWQQIRRTESEASGDKADDNKKLHGTIHAVHIAKRSDGQLMGCAYVRFECDDQMAQSILRDRGHQLLGRTVVVDWRMPKKRGSSWRCW from the exons ATGAATCCGGCGGTGGATGCATGGGCGGTGACCCAACGGGAGCGGTTGAAGTACCAGGAGCAGTTCAAGGCACTCCAACCGCAGGCTGGATTCGTAACCGGTGCCCAGGCCAAGGGATTCTTTCTGCAGTCCCAGTTACCGCCACTCATCCTGGGCCAGATATG GGCCCTGGCGGACACCGATTCCGACGGCAAGATGAACATCAACGAGTTCAGTATAGCCTGCAAGCTGATCAATCTCAAGTTGCGCGGCATGGAGGTGCCCAAGGTGTTGCCGCCTAGCTTGCTAGCCTCCCTAACCGCCGAGGGCGGCCAGAAAACGCCATCGATGACGCCACGTGGCTCCACCAGCTCCATGAGCCCCCTAGATCCGCTCAAGAGCATTGTACCACCGTCCGCCGTTCCAGTGGTTCAACCAGCTCCCGTAGTACCCGTTCCAGCGGCTGTCATCTCACCGCCAGGCGGCGTTGTGGACATTACCAAAATTCCGGCCGGACCCACGCCACCATCCAGCAATCCACCAAGTCGCCACATGTCCATTTCGGAGCGGGCGCCATCCATCGATTCACT GCAAGGCGAGTGGGCCGTTCAAGCCGCCCAGAAGCGCAAATATACTCAGGTGTTCAACGCCAACGATCGGACCCGGTCGGGCTTCCTGACCGGCGCCCAGGCACGCAGCGTTCTGGTCCAGAGCAAGCTGCCGCAAGTAACGTTGGCCCAGATATGGACGCTCTCCGACATCGACGGCGATGGCCGGCTCAGCTGCGACGAGTTCATCCTGGCCATGTTCCTCTGCGAAAAGGCCATGGGCGGGGAGAAGATCCCTGTCACTCTGCCACCGGACTGGGTGCCGCCCAACTTGCGAAAAATCAAGTCGCGGCCGGGCTCAGTCTCCGGAGCTGGTGTAGTGTCACGTCCCGGTTCGCAGCCAGCCTCACGGCACGCATCCGTATCCTCGCAGAGCGGAGTAGGAGCCGTAGATGCTGATCCGTTAGCCGGTTTGCCACAAA CTTCCTTTGAGGACAAGAGAAAGGAGAACTATGTAAAGGGTCAGGCGGAGCTGGATCGCAGGCGCAAGATCATGGAGGACCAACAGCGCAAGGAGCGGGAGGAGCGTGAGCGCAAGGAACGCGAGGAGGCGGAAAAGCGCGAGAAGGCTCGCCTGGAGGCCGAGCGCAAGCAGCAGGAGGAACTGGAGCGTCAGTTGCAGAGGCAGCGGGAAATCGAAATGGAGAAGGAGGAGCAGCGCAAGCGAGAATTGGAAGCCAAGGAGGCGGCCAGAAA GGAATTGGAAAAGCAGCGCCAGCAGGAGTGGGAGCAGGCCAGGATTGCTGAAATGAATGCCCAGAAGGAGAGGGAACAGGAGCGTGTTCTCAAGCAGAAGGCCCACAACACCCAACTGAATGTGGAGCTGAGCACCCTAAACGAAAAG ATCAAGGACTTGTCACAAAAAATATGCGAAACCCGGGCTGGTGTCACCAACGTAAAGACCGTGATCGATGGAATGCGCACCCAGCGTGATACTTCCATGAGTGAAATGGCACAGCTGAAGGCGCGCATCAAGGAGCAGAATGCCAAGCTGCTGCAGCTCACCCAGGAACGAGCCAAGTGGGAGGCCAAGAGCAAGGCCAGTGGTGCCGCACTGAGCGGAGAGAATGCCCAGGAGGAGCAACTGAATGCAGCCTTTGCCCACAAACAGCTTTTGATCAAGCAAATCCAAGACAAGGTGGAAAACATTAAGAAGGAGATCGAATCCAAGCAGGAGGACATCACCTCCAACGACGCTCAAATGGCGGAAGTGAAAAACGAGCTCTCCACCCTGCTGGCCAAGTGCGAGGAACTATACAAGGAGTACGATGTGGAGCGCACTTCAGTGCTGGAATTGAAGTACAACCGCAAGAACGAGACGGCGGCGACCATGAGCTCGGCCTGGGACACGGGCAGCTCCAGTGCTTGGGGAGACACTGGCACCACAGCCGCCCCTGCCGATCCCTATGCCGGGTTAACCAATGACATTGCCGCCGAAGTCGCACCCGCCGTGGATCTCAGTGGACCGGCGCCCGAAGGATTCGCCAAATACCGAGCTGTATACGAGTTCTATGCCCGTAACGCCGAGGAGATCACTTTCGTGCCGGGCGACATTATTTTAGTGCCATTGGAGCAGAATGCCGAGCCCGGATGGTTGGCCGGTGAGATCAATGGCCACACTGGCTGGTTCCCTGAGTCCTACGTTGAGAAAATTGAAGATGGCGAAGCTCCTCCTGCCGCATCCACTGAACCAGAAGCCGTAGCCGAAGTTGCTGCTGTGGCGGACACCTTTAATGACAATATTAGCGCCGCTCCAACTGACTTGAGCGCCGCCGGTGACGTTGAATACTATATAGCCGCATATCCTTATGAGTCCGCCGAGGAGGGCGACCTGAGCTTCAGTGCCGGCGAGATGGTCATGGTCATTAAGAAGGAGGGCGAGTGGTGGACGGGCACCATTGGCACCCGCACCGGCATGTTCCCCTCCAACTATGTCCAGAAGGCAGATGTGGGCACTTCCAACTCGACGGCTCCGGCGGCCACGACTGATGCTTTGGAGCAG GAGGCGACGCTGAATGGCAATGCTGCCTACGCGGCTGCTCCCGCAGCGGAGGAGCCGCAGTTCCCGGAGCTGCAGCAAGAGCAGCAGCCCGTCCAGCAGCAGCTGAGCGAACAGACACCGGCGGAGGAGCCGCACGAAGACCTCGACACTGAAGTCTCCCAGATTAATACACAGTCCAAGACACAAAGCAGCGAGCCGGCCGAGAGCTACAGCCGACCCATGTCACGCACCTCTTCCATGACACCC GGTATGCGGGCTAAGCGATCGGAGATCGCCCAAGTTATTGCTCCCTACGAGGCCACCAGTACCGAGCAGCTGTCCCTGACGCGCGGCCAGCTAATCATGATCCGCAAGAAGACGGATTCTGGCTGGTGGGAGGGTGAGCTGCAGGCCAAGGGCCGACGACGTCAGATCGGCTGGTTCCCGGCCACCTATGTGAAGGTTCTCCAGGGCGGACGGAATAGCGGACGTAATACTCCAGTTTCGGGAAGCCGCATCGAGATGACTGAGCAGATCCTGG ACAAGGTCATTGCTCTGTATCCGTACAAAGCACAAAACGACGATGAGCTCTCATTCGAAAAGGACGACATCATCAGCGTACTGGGCCGGGATGAGCCAGAGTGGTGGCGCGGTGAGCTGAACGGCCTATCCGGCCTGTTCCCCAGCAACTATGTGGGTCCCTTTGTGACGTCCG AGTCAGGAAAGCTCAGCAGACTTCAGAGACTTTGGCAGCAGATCCGCCGGACTGAGTCGGAGGCGTCCGGGGACAAGGCGGATGATAACAAAAAACTCCATGGCACTATCCATGCTGTGCACATTGCCAAGCGCAGCGATGGCCAACTCATGGGATGCGCCTATGTCCGGTTCGAGTGCGACGATCAAATGGCCCAGTCCATCCTCCGGGACAGGGGCCACCAGTTGTTGGGCAGAACCGTTGTGGTTGATTGGCGGATGCCCAAGAAACGTGGGTCCTCCTGGCGGTGTTGGTAG
- the Dap160 gene encoding intersectin-1 isoform X2: MNPAVDAWAVTQRERLKYQEQFKALQPQAGFVTGAQAKGFFLQSQLPPLILGQIWALADTDSDGKMNINEFSIACKLINLKLRGMEVPKVLPPSLLASLTAEGGQKTPSMTPRGSTSSMSPLDPLKSIVPPSAVPVVQPAPVVPVPAAVISPPGGVVDITKIPAGPTPPSSNPPSRHMSISERAPSIDSLQGEWAVQAAQKRKYTQVFNANDRTRSGFLTGAQARSVLVQSKLPQVTLAQIWTLSDIDGDGRLSCDEFILAMFLCEKAMGGEKIPVTLPPDWVPPNLRKIKSRPGSVSGAGVVSRPGSQPASRHASVSSQSGVGAVDADPLAGLPQTSFEDKRKENYVKGQAELDRRRKIMEDQQRKEREERERKEREEAEKREKARLEAERKQQEELERQLQRQREIEMEKEEQRKRELEAKEAARKELEKQRQQEWEQARIAEMNAQKEREQERVLKQKAHNTQLNVELSTLNEKIKDLSQKICETRAGVTNVKTVIDGMRTQRDTSMSEMAQLKARIKEQNAKLLQLTQERAKWEAKSKASGAALSGENAQEEQLNAAFAHKQLLIKQIQDKVENIKKEIESKQEDITSNDAQMAEVKNELSTLLAKCEELYKEYDVERTSVLELKYNRKNETAATMSSAWDTGSSSAWGDTGTTAAPADPYAGLTNDIAAEVAPAVDLSGPAPEGFAKYRAVYEFYARNAEEITFVPGDIILVPLEQNAEPGWLAGEINGHTGWFPESYVEKIEDGEAPPAASTEPEAVAEVAAVADTFNDNISAAPTDLSAAGDVEYYIAAYPYESAEEGDLSFSAGEMVMVIKKEGEWWTGTIGTRTGMFPSNYVQKADVGTSNSTAPAATTDALEQGMRAKRSEIAQVIAPYEATSTEQLSLTRGQLIMIRKKTDSGWWEGELQAKGRRRQIGWFPATYVKVLQGGRNSGRNTPVSGSRIEMTEQILDKVIALYPYKAQNDDELSFEKDDIISVLGRDEPEWWRGELNGLSGLFPSNYVGPFVTSESGKLSRLQRLWQQIRRTESEASGDKADDNKKLHGTIHAVHIAKRSDGQLMGCAYVRFECDDQMAQSILRDRGHQLLGRTVVVDWRMPKKRGSSWRCW, translated from the exons ATGAATCCGGCGGTGGATGCATGGGCGGTGACCCAACGGGAGCGGTTGAAGTACCAGGAGCAGTTCAAGGCACTCCAACCGCAGGCTGGATTCGTAACCGGTGCCCAGGCCAAGGGATTCTTTCTGCAGTCCCAGTTACCGCCACTCATCCTGGGCCAGATATG GGCCCTGGCGGACACCGATTCCGACGGCAAGATGAACATCAACGAGTTCAGTATAGCCTGCAAGCTGATCAATCTCAAGTTGCGCGGCATGGAGGTGCCCAAGGTGTTGCCGCCTAGCTTGCTAGCCTCCCTAACCGCCGAGGGCGGCCAGAAAACGCCATCGATGACGCCACGTGGCTCCACCAGCTCCATGAGCCCCCTAGATCCGCTCAAGAGCATTGTACCACCGTCCGCCGTTCCAGTGGTTCAACCAGCTCCCGTAGTACCCGTTCCAGCGGCTGTCATCTCACCGCCAGGCGGCGTTGTGGACATTACCAAAATTCCGGCCGGACCCACGCCACCATCCAGCAATCCACCAAGTCGCCACATGTCCATTTCGGAGCGGGCGCCATCCATCGATTCACT GCAAGGCGAGTGGGCCGTTCAAGCCGCCCAGAAGCGCAAATATACTCAGGTGTTCAACGCCAACGATCGGACCCGGTCGGGCTTCCTGACCGGCGCCCAGGCACGCAGCGTTCTGGTCCAGAGCAAGCTGCCGCAAGTAACGTTGGCCCAGATATGGACGCTCTCCGACATCGACGGCGATGGCCGGCTCAGCTGCGACGAGTTCATCCTGGCCATGTTCCTCTGCGAAAAGGCCATGGGCGGGGAGAAGATCCCTGTCACTCTGCCACCGGACTGGGTGCCGCCCAACTTGCGAAAAATCAAGTCGCGGCCGGGCTCAGTCTCCGGAGCTGGTGTAGTGTCACGTCCCGGTTCGCAGCCAGCCTCACGGCACGCATCCGTATCCTCGCAGAGCGGAGTAGGAGCCGTAGATGCTGATCCGTTAGCCGGTTTGCCACAAA CTTCCTTTGAGGACAAGAGAAAGGAGAACTATGTAAAGGGTCAGGCGGAGCTGGATCGCAGGCGCAAGATCATGGAGGACCAACAGCGCAAGGAGCGGGAGGAGCGTGAGCGCAAGGAACGCGAGGAGGCGGAAAAGCGCGAGAAGGCTCGCCTGGAGGCCGAGCGCAAGCAGCAGGAGGAACTGGAGCGTCAGTTGCAGAGGCAGCGGGAAATCGAAATGGAGAAGGAGGAGCAGCGCAAGCGAGAATTGGAAGCCAAGGAGGCGGCCAGAAA GGAATTGGAAAAGCAGCGCCAGCAGGAGTGGGAGCAGGCCAGGATTGCTGAAATGAATGCCCAGAAGGAGAGGGAACAGGAGCGTGTTCTCAAGCAGAAGGCCCACAACACCCAACTGAATGTGGAGCTGAGCACCCTAAACGAAAAG ATCAAGGACTTGTCACAAAAAATATGCGAAACCCGGGCTGGTGTCACCAACGTAAAGACCGTGATCGATGGAATGCGCACCCAGCGTGATACTTCCATGAGTGAAATGGCACAGCTGAAGGCGCGCATCAAGGAGCAGAATGCCAAGCTGCTGCAGCTCACCCAGGAACGAGCCAAGTGGGAGGCCAAGAGCAAGGCCAGTGGTGCCGCACTGAGCGGAGAGAATGCCCAGGAGGAGCAACTGAATGCAGCCTTTGCCCACAAACAGCTTTTGATCAAGCAAATCCAAGACAAGGTGGAAAACATTAAGAAGGAGATCGAATCCAAGCAGGAGGACATCACCTCCAACGACGCTCAAATGGCGGAAGTGAAAAACGAGCTCTCCACCCTGCTGGCCAAGTGCGAGGAACTATACAAGGAGTACGATGTGGAGCGCACTTCAGTGCTGGAATTGAAGTACAACCGCAAGAACGAGACGGCGGCGACCATGAGCTCGGCCTGGGACACGGGCAGCTCCAGTGCTTGGGGAGACACTGGCACCACAGCCGCCCCTGCCGATCCCTATGCCGGGTTAACCAATGACATTGCCGCCGAAGTCGCACCCGCCGTGGATCTCAGTGGACCGGCGCCCGAAGGATTCGCCAAATACCGAGCTGTATACGAGTTCTATGCCCGTAACGCCGAGGAGATCACTTTCGTGCCGGGCGACATTATTTTAGTGCCATTGGAGCAGAATGCCGAGCCCGGATGGTTGGCCGGTGAGATCAATGGCCACACTGGCTGGTTCCCTGAGTCCTACGTTGAGAAAATTGAAGATGGCGAAGCTCCTCCTGCCGCATCCACTGAACCAGAAGCCGTAGCCGAAGTTGCTGCTGTGGCGGACACCTTTAATGACAATATTAGCGCCGCTCCAACTGACTTGAGCGCCGCCGGTGACGTTGAATACTATATAGCCGCATATCCTTATGAGTCCGCCGAGGAGGGCGACCTGAGCTTCAGTGCCGGCGAGATGGTCATGGTCATTAAGAAGGAGGGCGAGTGGTGGACGGGCACCATTGGCACCCGCACCGGCATGTTCCCCTCCAACTATGTCCAGAAGGCAGATGTGGGCACTTCCAACTCGACGGCTCCGGCGGCCACGACTGATGCTTTGGAGCAG GGTATGCGGGCTAAGCGATCGGAGATCGCCCAAGTTATTGCTCCCTACGAGGCCACCAGTACCGAGCAGCTGTCCCTGACGCGCGGCCAGCTAATCATGATCCGCAAGAAGACGGATTCTGGCTGGTGGGAGGGTGAGCTGCAGGCCAAGGGCCGACGACGTCAGATCGGCTGGTTCCCGGCCACCTATGTGAAGGTTCTCCAGGGCGGACGGAATAGCGGACGTAATACTCCAGTTTCGGGAAGCCGCATCGAGATGACTGAGCAGATCCTGG ACAAGGTCATTGCTCTGTATCCGTACAAAGCACAAAACGACGATGAGCTCTCATTCGAAAAGGACGACATCATCAGCGTACTGGGCCGGGATGAGCCAGAGTGGTGGCGCGGTGAGCTGAACGGCCTATCCGGCCTGTTCCCCAGCAACTATGTGGGTCCCTTTGTGACGTCCG AGTCAGGAAAGCTCAGCAGACTTCAGAGACTTTGGCAGCAGATCCGCCGGACTGAGTCGGAGGCGTCCGGGGACAAGGCGGATGATAACAAAAAACTCCATGGCACTATCCATGCTGTGCACATTGCCAAGCGCAGCGATGGCCAACTCATGGGATGCGCCTATGTCCGGTTCGAGTGCGACGATCAAATGGCCCAGTCCATCCTCCGGGACAGGGGCCACCAGTTGTTGGGCAGAACCGTTGTGGTTGATTGGCGGATGCCCAAGAAACGTGGGTCCTCCTGGCGGTGTTGGTAG
- the Dap160 gene encoding intersectin-1 isoform X3: MNPAVDAWAVTQRERLKYQEQFKALQPQAGFVTGAQAKGFFLQSQLPPLILGQIWALADTDSDGKMNINEFSIACKLINLKLRGMEVPKVLPPSLLASLTAEGGQKTPSMTPRGSTSSMSPLDPLKSIVPPSAVPVVQPAPVVPVPAAVISPPGGVVDITKIPAGPTPPSSNPPSRHMSISERAPSIDSLQGEWAVQAAQKRKYTQVFNANDRTRSGFLTGAQARSVLVQSKLPQVTLAQIWTLSDIDGDGRLSCDEFILAMFLCEKAMGGEKIPVTLPPDWVPPNLRKIKSRPGSVSGAGVVSRPGSQPASRHASVSSQSGVGAVDADPLAGLPQTSFEDKRKENYVKGQAELDRRRKIMEDQQRKEREERERKEREEAEKREKARLEAERKQQEELERQLQRQREIEMEKEEQRKRELEAKEAARKELEKQRQQEWEQARIAEMNAQKEREQERVLKQKAHNTQLNVELSTLNEKIKDLSQKICETRAGVTNVKTVIDGMRTQRDTSMSEMAQLKARIKEQNAKLLQLTQERAKWEAKSKASGAALSGENAQEEQLNAAFAHKQLLIKQIQDKVENIKKEIESKQEDITSNDAQMAEVKNELSTLLAKCEELYKEYDVERTSVLELKYNRKNETAATMSSAWDTGSSSAWGDTGTTAAPADPYAGLTNDIAAEVAPAVDLSGPAPEGFAKYRAVYEFYARNAEEITFVPGDIILVPLEQNAEPGWLAGEINGHTGWFPESYVEKIEDGEAPPAASTEPEAVAEVAAVADTFNDNISAAPTDLSAAGDVEYYIAAYPYESAEEGDLSFSAGEMVMVIKKEGEWWTGTIGTRTGMFPSNYVQKADVGTSNSTAPAATTDALEQEATLNGNAAYAAAPAAEEPQFPELQQEQQPVQQQLSEQTPAEEPHEDLDTEVSQINTQSKTQSSEPAESYSRPMSRTSSMTPGMRAKRSEIAQVIAPYEATSTEQLSLTRGQLIMIRKKTDSGWWEGELQAKGRRRQIGWFPATYVKVLQGGRNSGRNTPVSGSRIEMTEQILDKVIALYPYKAQNDDELSFEKDDIISVLGRDEPEWWRGELNGLSGLFPSNYVGPFVTSGNV, translated from the exons ATGAATCCGGCGGTGGATGCATGGGCGGTGACCCAACGGGAGCGGTTGAAGTACCAGGAGCAGTTCAAGGCACTCCAACCGCAGGCTGGATTCGTAACCGGTGCCCAGGCCAAGGGATTCTTTCTGCAGTCCCAGTTACCGCCACTCATCCTGGGCCAGATATG GGCCCTGGCGGACACCGATTCCGACGGCAAGATGAACATCAACGAGTTCAGTATAGCCTGCAAGCTGATCAATCTCAAGTTGCGCGGCATGGAGGTGCCCAAGGTGTTGCCGCCTAGCTTGCTAGCCTCCCTAACCGCCGAGGGCGGCCAGAAAACGCCATCGATGACGCCACGTGGCTCCACCAGCTCCATGAGCCCCCTAGATCCGCTCAAGAGCATTGTACCACCGTCCGCCGTTCCAGTGGTTCAACCAGCTCCCGTAGTACCCGTTCCAGCGGCTGTCATCTCACCGCCAGGCGGCGTTGTGGACATTACCAAAATTCCGGCCGGACCCACGCCACCATCCAGCAATCCACCAAGTCGCCACATGTCCATTTCGGAGCGGGCGCCATCCATCGATTCACT GCAAGGCGAGTGGGCCGTTCAAGCCGCCCAGAAGCGCAAATATACTCAGGTGTTCAACGCCAACGATCGGACCCGGTCGGGCTTCCTGACCGGCGCCCAGGCACGCAGCGTTCTGGTCCAGAGCAAGCTGCCGCAAGTAACGTTGGCCCAGATATGGACGCTCTCCGACATCGACGGCGATGGCCGGCTCAGCTGCGACGAGTTCATCCTGGCCATGTTCCTCTGCGAAAAGGCCATGGGCGGGGAGAAGATCCCTGTCACTCTGCCACCGGACTGGGTGCCGCCCAACTTGCGAAAAATCAAGTCGCGGCCGGGCTCAGTCTCCGGAGCTGGTGTAGTGTCACGTCCCGGTTCGCAGCCAGCCTCACGGCACGCATCCGTATCCTCGCAGAGCGGAGTAGGAGCCGTAGATGCTGATCCGTTAGCCGGTTTGCCACAAA CTTCCTTTGAGGACAAGAGAAAGGAGAACTATGTAAAGGGTCAGGCGGAGCTGGATCGCAGGCGCAAGATCATGGAGGACCAACAGCGCAAGGAGCGGGAGGAGCGTGAGCGCAAGGAACGCGAGGAGGCGGAAAAGCGCGAGAAGGCTCGCCTGGAGGCCGAGCGCAAGCAGCAGGAGGAACTGGAGCGTCAGTTGCAGAGGCAGCGGGAAATCGAAATGGAGAAGGAGGAGCAGCGCAAGCGAGAATTGGAAGCCAAGGAGGCGGCCAGAAA GGAATTGGAAAAGCAGCGCCAGCAGGAGTGGGAGCAGGCCAGGATTGCTGAAATGAATGCCCAGAAGGAGAGGGAACAGGAGCGTGTTCTCAAGCAGAAGGCCCACAACACCCAACTGAATGTGGAGCTGAGCACCCTAAACGAAAAG ATCAAGGACTTGTCACAAAAAATATGCGAAACCCGGGCTGGTGTCACCAACGTAAAGACCGTGATCGATGGAATGCGCACCCAGCGTGATACTTCCATGAGTGAAATGGCACAGCTGAAGGCGCGCATCAAGGAGCAGAATGCCAAGCTGCTGCAGCTCACCCAGGAACGAGCCAAGTGGGAGGCCAAGAGCAAGGCCAGTGGTGCCGCACTGAGCGGAGAGAATGCCCAGGAGGAGCAACTGAATGCAGCCTTTGCCCACAAACAGCTTTTGATCAAGCAAATCCAAGACAAGGTGGAAAACATTAAGAAGGAGATCGAATCCAAGCAGGAGGACATCACCTCCAACGACGCTCAAATGGCGGAAGTGAAAAACGAGCTCTCCACCCTGCTGGCCAAGTGCGAGGAACTATACAAGGAGTACGATGTGGAGCGCACTTCAGTGCTGGAATTGAAGTACAACCGCAAGAACGAGACGGCGGCGACCATGAGCTCGGCCTGGGACACGGGCAGCTCCAGTGCTTGGGGAGACACTGGCACCACAGCCGCCCCTGCCGATCCCTATGCCGGGTTAACCAATGACATTGCCGCCGAAGTCGCACCCGCCGTGGATCTCAGTGGACCGGCGCCCGAAGGATTCGCCAAATACCGAGCTGTATACGAGTTCTATGCCCGTAACGCCGAGGAGATCACTTTCGTGCCGGGCGACATTATTTTAGTGCCATTGGAGCAGAATGCCGAGCCCGGATGGTTGGCCGGTGAGATCAATGGCCACACTGGCTGGTTCCCTGAGTCCTACGTTGAGAAAATTGAAGATGGCGAAGCTCCTCCTGCCGCATCCACTGAACCAGAAGCCGTAGCCGAAGTTGCTGCTGTGGCGGACACCTTTAATGACAATATTAGCGCCGCTCCAACTGACTTGAGCGCCGCCGGTGACGTTGAATACTATATAGCCGCATATCCTTATGAGTCCGCCGAGGAGGGCGACCTGAGCTTCAGTGCCGGCGAGATGGTCATGGTCATTAAGAAGGAGGGCGAGTGGTGGACGGGCACCATTGGCACCCGCACCGGCATGTTCCCCTCCAACTATGTCCAGAAGGCAGATGTGGGCACTTCCAACTCGACGGCTCCGGCGGCCACGACTGATGCTTTGGAGCAG GAGGCGACGCTGAATGGCAATGCTGCCTACGCGGCTGCTCCCGCAGCGGAGGAGCCGCAGTTCCCGGAGCTGCAGCAAGAGCAGCAGCCCGTCCAGCAGCAGCTGAGCGAACAGACACCGGCGGAGGAGCCGCACGAAGACCTCGACACTGAAGTCTCCCAGATTAATACACAGTCCAAGACACAAAGCAGCGAGCCGGCCGAGAGCTACAGCCGACCCATGTCACGCACCTCTTCCATGACACCC GGTATGCGGGCTAAGCGATCGGAGATCGCCCAAGTTATTGCTCCCTACGAGGCCACCAGTACCGAGCAGCTGTCCCTGACGCGCGGCCAGCTAATCATGATCCGCAAGAAGACGGATTCTGGCTGGTGGGAGGGTGAGCTGCAGGCCAAGGGCCGACGACGTCAGATCGGCTGGTTCCCGGCCACCTATGTGAAGGTTCTCCAGGGCGGACGGAATAGCGGACGTAATACTCCAGTTTCGGGAAGCCGCATCGAGATGACTGAGCAGATCCTGG ACAAGGTCATTGCTCTGTATCCGTACAAAGCACAAAACGACGATGAGCTCTCATTCGAAAAGGACGACATCATCAGCGTACTGGGCCGGGATGAGCCAGAGTGGTGGCGCGGTGAGCTGAACGGCCTATCCGGCCTGTTCCCCAGCAACTATGTGGGTCCCTTTGTGACGTCCG GCAACGTATAA